GGAAGATGGTAAAAAAACAGACGTTCCATCAAGAGGAACGTCTGCCTGCATTATTTTCTGCTTACGCACAATTTAGTACCCGTTTTTTATCCTGTTGTACTCGTCCATTGTTATGGAAAGCACGGTTCCATGCTTGAAACGGTAAGGGAAGCTGAAGCTTTCATCAGATCGGATAAAGCGTCCGCTGTCAATCTCATCGGCTATAAAAGGAACATACCCCTGTCCCTCTCCCTCGACTCCGAAAAAGTCCAGCATCAGGCACCACTTACCATTACTGAGCTTATATGCTGTAGGTGCTTCATAGGCAGTGTGGCCGAGCTTTGCCATTTCCTCATTAAAAGCCTCGATTATTGTGTATTCACCGGTGAGGGTTTCTCCCCTTTGCAGAATAATCCCTTCGGGGTTTGCCTCGCTTTTCAAGAACCGGTAGAACAAGCCGTTGTCTTCGTATATGGCGGAATCAATTACTCCGCTGTCCTCCTTCCTGAACAGGAGCTGCGGTTTCGAGAAGTTTTCAAAATCCTTTGTTCGAGAATAATAGATTGCTTTACGCTCGTAATTATCCGAAACGTGAGGCGATGACCAGTGAATGACGTAGTCTTGTTCCAAATGATCGTAAATCACATCCGGCGCCCAATGACAGCCCAAATCCTCATCGCCTAATTCGATCATTCTCTGCTCCGACCAGTTCACAAGATCATCGGATTCCCACAAGGAAAGGCATCTGCTTCCCTCTCTGACAATGTTCCCCCAGCTTCCCCTATACTTGGAATTAAAAGAGTTGGCAAGGCTCAAGTCGGTGGCAATGATATAAAATTTGCCGTACTTTGTTCGCACGATTGTGTGGTCTCGAACTCCCTTTTCACCTTTTTCACTCCAGAGGACGGGTTGTCCGCCGTTTACCTGTTCCCAATTAAATCCGTCAGTACTGAGCGCAAAATAGATCTGCTCGCCATCAGGGGTTTTCTTTTCTTTAAAATGTACAAACAAATAGGCTTCCATTCGTATAAAATACTCCTCTCAACGTCCGTAGCAGGCATATCCTGATTCCGTTGTTAGACATGCAGGCTCTGATAACCTTATATCATACACGATGCGTGCCGGCAATCTCTTCTTACGGCCTCGGAAGAATCATCAGATGTTCCAACACTTCAGCCTGATTCCGTTCCATTAATCCATTCACTTATTTGTTAAAGAAGATGATCGCACTTCACGGGGTGACCGTGGTTTTTCCGATGAACCGATTTGTTAAGGTGCTCAAGTGTCAGCAGCACAGCGAAAACCGATATTTCCGGTGGAGCTGTCCGGCGTATTTTGGCTGCGGGCAGCTGCACGGTAGCGATTGCAGTAGGATTTGTGGCATAAATACGAACCGCCGCGCATGACACGGCTCGTCCCCTTCGGCGGCCCGGCAGGGTTCGACCGCGGTCCGTTCATATGAAAGGTCGGGCTAAACCAGTCCGTGCACCACTCCCAAACATTGCCGGCCGTTTGATAAAGGCCGAATCCGTTCGGCTCATAGGACTTAACTGGCGCCGTGCCGATATAGCCGTCACTGGCATTGTTTTTTGTAGGGAATTTCCCTTGCCAAATATTGCACATATGTCTACCGCCGGGTTTGATCTCATCCCCCCAAGGATATCGTTTCTGACCGAGTCCTCCGCGGGCCGCAAACTCCCATTCAGCCTCTGTCGGCAGCCGTTTGCCCGCCCATCTGCAGTAAGCTTCTGCGTCATTCCAGGAAACATGGATAACCGGATGATCGAGCCTCTCTTCGATCCCCGAGCCGGGTCCTTCCGGCGCACGCCAGCTGGCGCTTTCGACTGCAAGCCACCATGGCGTTTGCACAGGGGAACCCAAGACCTTGACTTCGGCTTCGGCTACAAACGAATGAAAGACGTATGACCATCCGAATGTTTCCGCTTCCGTTACATACCCGGTGGCATCTGCAAACTTCCGGAACTCCATATTGGTTACCGCATATGGATCGATATAGAACGGAGTGATGGTGACGGCCCGCACCGGACCCTCTCCATCCGAAGGAAAGCCCTCATGATCATCAGTTCCCATCAGTAACTCCCCGCCCGGCAAATAAATCATATCCTGCTTGGCTGGTTGTGCAGAGGGGGCAGTGTGATTCGCTTCATTCGTTGTGTCCCGCTCCCCTGAAATGTACGTTAAGGAAGCCTGATTTCTGGAAACGGAGCAGCAGGAAGGCTTATTTGTTTCAGTCATATTCATCGCCTCACTATCGATAGGATGAAATTATATGTAAGCTTCCGGATGACTTTCCATCATTCCTGACATTCGCTATCGAGCACTTTCAGTTGTCCTCTCGGATGTTCTTGAACTGCCTCGATACGCGGAGGCAATTCCCCTGCCTCAACCATCCGGCGAATGAGCCGTTCTCTCATGACCCGTTTCACTGCCCGGTGCGCTTCACTTTCAATAAGGTTATTAAGCTCCCACGGATCGGCTTGCAAGTCATATAGGAATTCCTCGACATAAAGATCGCTGGAGCTATCCTTTATGGCATCCCGCTGCGGTGCGCTTACGCTGTATTTCCAGCGCTTAGTGCGAATGGCGCGGCCTACTTGCGACTCGCTGATTTGCACGAATACTTCGCTGGGCCAGTCTACTTCCTGCCGCTTTATGAGCGGTACTATGGAACGCCCCTGCATCCCCGCGGGTATCTCAAGTCCGGCTGCGTGCAGTAATGTCGGCGGCAGATCGATCAAGCTCACGAGCTCGCGGATGCGTCCCCCGCCTTGAAAGCCAGGGCCCCAAATAGCTGTCGGAATACGTATGGAGCTGTCATGGCAGGAGCGTTTGTACTCTTCATTGCGTGTTTTGAAATGGCATCCGTGGTCTGAGGTGAACAAAACGACGGTAGAGTCTGCCATATCCAGACTAATTAATGTATCCATTAGGCGCCCTAAGGCTTCGTCCAGTCGTTTGACCATTCCATAATAACCGGGCAGATGACGCTGCGATGTCCCTCCCAGCTCTGCCAAATCGGGCGGCGTCCAAGCGGATATGTAAGAATCCGCATGGCCATACGGTGCAGGATAATCGTCTCTTCGATTCTGATGATGCGGTTCCAAGAAAGAGAGAAACAAAAAGAACGGATCGTTCTGATGACCATTTACATAGCGGATTGCGGCATCCGTCAGCGCATCCACCCGATAGCCCGGAAGCTTCACCCGTTCATTATCGTTGTTATAAACCACCGTGTCATAAGTGTCGGACGTATGCTCGAGGGAATCGGACGCGAGCCAATATTGGTAGCCTCCCCGGAGCTTTTCCGGCACCGGCTCTGTCTTTGTGGATGCCAAATGCCACTTGCCGATATAACCGGTCTTATATCCGGCATCATGAAATTCATTAGCCAATGTACGGGCATGCTCCGGGAGTGGAATCCCGTTGCGGTAACAACCGGTCGTCGTTGCGTAAAGTCCGGTCTGCAGGCTAGCTCTCGCCGGCCCGCAGACCGGCTGGCATGTAAAAGTATTGAATAAATGAGTTCCTTCCGCAGCCCATCGGTCGAAATTGGGAGTAAGACCTGCCGGATTGCCATGCAAACCGGTCGTATCCCATCGCTGCTGATCCGTAAAAAACACAATGACATTCGTCTTTCGATTCCGCATTTGTCGTTGTTCCATCACTTAACACCATCCTTACGGTTTACCCGGATATTTGCAGATGGAACGGGAATGTCCCGCGACCTTTCCGCATTAAAAAGCCGGCTCCATAAGATCTCCAATTCAGGAGCCGGCCGTTTTCAAATGTCTATCGCTTTATCTTACTTTTTGTTTTGCGCGTAGGCTTCGCTCATTTCTTTCATGTAGTCATCGCCGCCGCTCTTTTTCCACAGCTCCATCTCAGCATTCCAGCCCGCTTCGTCGATTTTGCCGACAATAAATTTGGTACGGGCGTCATTCACGATTTGGTCGAGCTGCGCGCCTTTCATCGTATACGTCGGGCTGGTAAGCGGTTCGCCCGGGTTCGTAACGACGATCTTCTCGTTCGCTCTCTGCACTTCAAGCGACTTCGCCCGAAGCGGCGTAGCGGGCTTGAACATGTCCGGCGTCAGGTACGGGATGGAAGTCAGGATTTGGGTGATGCTCTTGTTGTTGATATCCGGCGTCATCGGGTCGGTTGAAAGGAGGAGCGGAACCAATTTGCCGTCTTCCAATTTGTAGTGAGTGCCTTCCATGCCCTGGCTGATTAGAGCCTGCGTTTCCTTGTCATTCGTCTTGTCAATGAAGGCAAGTACTTTACGCAGATCATCCTCCGTTTTCACAGCGGATTTGGAGATGAGGAACATGCCATTGTGACCGGCTGTCGGTAAATTGAAAAGGCCTTTAGGCCCGCTTACAGCGCCCATTACCTCCATAGCGCCATTCGGATTGCTCTGCTGCATCTGTTCGTCGATTTGATAGGAACGCTCGGTGACGTCGAGGATGACACCGGCCTGGTTGTTGATAACCGGATCATTCCATTTGGCCGAATCGTATACCGCAAAATCCTGGTTGACCAATTTCTCGTCGTACAGCTTCTTGAAGAACTTGAGCGCATCCATATATTCCGGCGTCAAATGGGTCGGAACAAGCTTGCCGCCTTCATCTCTCCACTTGTTCGGAGCACCGAACCACGTTTGCATCATATCCCACGGGCCGCCGAAACGGGTGACGACCATACCGTAAGTGTCGTCCTTGCCGTTCTTATCGGGATCGTTATCGGTAAACGCTTTCAGCATATCGTAAAACTCGTCAATCGTTGTCGGTTCCTTCATGCCAAGCACATCAAGCCAGTCTTTCCGGTACATGATGCCGTAGCGGCCGATCGGCCGGGACACGTAAATGCCGTAGTATTTGCCGTTGACCGATGTGTTTTCCAGCACGTTCGGGTTCGCTTGGCTTAGGTTCGGATAATCACTGAAATAAGGTCCGATTTCCCAGAAAGCCCCCCCATTGATGGCGTTCGCAATCGCGGAATCCTTCGCGTTGTTAGTGAATACGAGCGTCGGCAAGTTCCCGGAGGCAAGAGCGATATTCAGTTTATCTGTGTAGTTGGTATCGGGAGTAAACTGCAGATCCAGCTTCGTGTTCGTGTACTCTTCAATTTTCTTCCACACTTTACTTTCCGGCGTCGCCGAGTCATTGACGTAGCTTTTCAGCATAAAACTGATCGGAAAAGGTTTTTCTTTCGTCGCATCCGTCTTCGCCTCATCGGCATTGCCGGCCGGAGCCGGTGCCGTCGCATCGGGTTCATTCCCCGAGCTGCAACCCGCCAGCACTGTTAAGAGCAGAACTCCACCAATGACGCTGTTCATTATTCTTTTTCTGTTCCATCTCACTTCTTTTTCCTCCTTAAGAGTTTTTTTGCGATACTTCCTGAGAATACAGCCCTGCGAGCAAAAAACTCACTTCGGAAGCATACGCTTTGAGTTTTTTGCGATACTTCCTGAGAATATAGCCCTGCAAGCAAAAAACTCACTTCGGAAGCATACGCTTTGAATAAACCGTGTATGAATCTATCTGAAGCATACACCCGTCATCAGTGGACCTACGGATGCAGCAGCAGCACAGGCATTAAACAAATCTTGACCACATTATCCTTTGACAGCCCCTAATAAAACCCCTTTGGCAAAATGCTTTTGAAGGAACGGATAGACCATCAAAATCGGCAGCGTGCCTACGACGATGACGGCCATTTTGATCGACTGATCCGGCGGCTTCACATAAGTCGGGTCGTAAGTCCCCATTTCCAGGGAGCCCGTCGCGAGCAGTACGAGCTGTCGCAGCAGCACCTGCATCGGCCACTTATTGGCATCGGTTAAATAAATCAAAGCATTGAAGAAATCGTTCCAATGGGAAACGGCGTAGAACAGGGCGAAAGTCGCGATAACCGGCTTGGAAAGAGGCAAAACAATTCGCCACAGCACACCGATATCGTTGCAGCCGTCAATCCTTGCGGATTCGATCACCTCGCTGGGGAGTTCCTCAAAGAACGTCTTAACGACAATCAAGTTGAAAGCATTTATCGCAACCGGCAGCATAACGGCCCAATAGGAGTTAAGCAGCCCGAGGTTTTTCACGACGAGATAAGTCGGAATGATGCCGCCGCCGAACATCATCGTAAAGATGACCATTTTCGTAAAGAAGCCGCGGGCGGTAAGCTGCTTCCGCGATAACGCATATGCCATCGTAAGTGTGAAGAACAGATTCACTGCGGTCCCGCCTACGGTTATGAACACTGAGTTTAATAAGCTTGTAGGCAGCGTATTGTCTTTGAAGACGAATTTGTAAGCATTCAGTGATACATCCTGCGGAATCAGGAAGAACGCTCTTCTGCCGATCTCCGCATCGCTGGCAAACGAGCCGGCCACGATGTACATAATCGGAAGAACCATGGTAAGGGCGACCAGCGCCAGAAACAAATAATTGAAAATATCGAATGTTTTCTCGCTGAAAGTTTGATGACGCGTGAACACGGCTTTCCCTCCTCGATCAGAATATCCCGGAGTGTCCGGATCTTTTGGCCAAATAGTTGGATGAAAATACCAGAATAATGCCGATGATGGCTTTAAACAGCCCAACTGCGGAACTATAGCTGAATTGAGCCTGCAATATCCCGACTGTATATACATACGTATCGAACACTTCGGCTACAGGACGGTTCAGCGCATTGGTCATCAGCAGCACCTGCTCGAAGCCGCGGTCAAGGAAATTACCCATCCGCAAAATGAGCAGCACGATAATCGTCCCGCTAATGGCGGGAAGCGTAATGTGCCACAGCTGCCGGAACCGGTTCGCTCCGTCAACGAAAGCCGCCTCATATTGCTCCTGATCCACACCGGCAAGCGCAGCCAGGAAAATGATCGTCCCCCAGCCCATTTCCTTCCATACGCTTTGCGTGATGATAAGAGGCCTGAACCAGCTTTCGTCCGTCAAGAATGCTATTTTTTGCCCGAACAGCCTGAGCATAAGCTCGTTGATGACGCCGCCCTCAGTCGTCAGCAGCAAGTAGCTGATGCTGGCGACGATTACCATCGAAATAAAATGCGGGATATAAACAAGCGTTTGGATAAAGCGTTTATAAAATCCTACGCGGACCTCATTAAGCAGCAGAGCCAAGATAATCGGTGCCGGAAAGAAAAAAATCATATCATAAAGACCGAGCAGCAGCGTATTGCGTACTAACCGCAAAAATGCAGGATCCCCGAAAAAACGCTTAAAGTGTTCAAGCCCGACCCACTCACTTTGCAAGAAACCGGTGTATGGGGAATAGTTCTTGAAAGCCAGCAGCACCCCCCACATGGGAACATATTTAAACACGATAAAGTAAACCACTCCCGGAATAAGCAGGAGCATCAAATGCCTGTCCCGAAGCATCCGGGACAACAGCGTCGGCTTTCTTACGGCCGTTACGCCCCGAGCCGGCGCTGCAGCTTGTCCAGGATCTAACGCATTATTCATGTTCTCACTCCTCGCAGTGCTGTTATTCGATTCCTGAATATCTCATAC
This is a stretch of genomic DNA from Paenibacillus sp. sptzw28. It encodes these proteins:
- a CDS encoding sugar ABC transporter permease — encoded protein: MNNALDPGQAAAPARGVTAVRKPTLLSRMLRDRHLMLLLIPGVVYFIVFKYVPMWGVLLAFKNYSPYTGFLQSEWVGLEHFKRFFGDPAFLRLVRNTLLLGLYDMIFFFPAPIILALLLNEVRVGFYKRFIQTLVYIPHFISMVIVASISYLLLTTEGGVINELMLRLFGQKIAFLTDESWFRPLIITQSVWKEMGWGTIIFLAALAGVDQEQYEAAFVDGANRFRQLWHITLPAISGTIIVLLILRMGNFLDRGFEQVLLMTNALNRPVAEVFDTYVYTVGILQAQFSYSSAVGLFKAIIGIILVFSSNYLAKRSGHSGIF
- a CDS encoding sulfatase-like hydrolase/transferase, which produces MEQRQMRNRKTNVIVFFTDQQRWDTTGLHGNPAGLTPNFDRWAAEGTHLFNTFTCQPVCGPARASLQTGLYATTTGCYRNGIPLPEHARTLANEFHDAGYKTGYIGKWHLASTKTEPVPEKLRGGYQYWLASDSLEHTSDTYDTVVYNNDNERVKLPGYRVDALTDAAIRYVNGHQNDPFFLFLSFLEPHHQNRRDDYPAPYGHADSYISAWTPPDLAELGGTSQRHLPGYYGMVKRLDEALGRLMDTLISLDMADSTVVLFTSDHGCHFKTRNEEYKRSCHDSSIRIPTAIWGPGFQGGGRIRELVSLIDLPPTLLHAAGLEIPAGMQGRSIVPLIKRQEVDWPSEVFVQISESQVGRAIRTKRWKYSVSAPQRDAIKDSSSDLYVEEFLYDLQADPWELNNLIESEAHRAVKRVMRERLIRRMVEAGELPPRIEAVQEHPRGQLKVLDSECQE
- a CDS encoding carbohydrate ABC transporter permease, giving the protein MFTRHQTFSEKTFDIFNYLFLALVALTMVLPIMYIVAGSFASDAEIGRRAFFLIPQDVSLNAYKFVFKDNTLPTSLLNSVFITVGGTAVNLFFTLTMAYALSRKQLTARGFFTKMVIFTMMFGGGIIPTYLVVKNLGLLNSYWAVMLPVAINAFNLIVVKTFFEELPSEVIESARIDGCNDIGVLWRIVLPLSKPVIATFALFYAVSHWNDFFNALIYLTDANKWPMQVLLRQLVLLATGSLEMGTYDPTYVKPPDQSIKMAVIVVGTLPILMVYPFLQKHFAKGVLLGAVKG
- a CDS encoding glycoside hydrolase family 43 protein — translated: MEAYLFVHFKEKKTPDGEQIYFALSTDGFNWEQVNGGQPVLWSEKGEKGVRDHTIVRTKYGKFYIIATDLSLANSFNSKYRGSWGNIVREGSRCLSLWESDDLVNWSEQRMIELGDEDLGCHWAPDVIYDHLEQDYVIHWSSPHVSDNYERKAIYYSRTKDFENFSKPQLLFRKEDSGVIDSAIYEDNGLFYRFLKSEANPEGIILQRGETLTGEYTIIEAFNEEMAKLGHTAYEAPTAYKLSNGKWCLMLDFFGVEGEGQGYVPFIADEIDSGRFIRSDESFSFPYRFKHGTVLSITMDEYNRIKNGY
- a CDS encoding formylglycine-generating enzyme family protein, with amino-acid sequence MTETNKPSCCSVSRNQASLTYISGERDTTNEANHTAPSAQPAKQDMIYLPGGELLMGTDDHEGFPSDGEGPVRAVTITPFYIDPYAVTNMEFRKFADATGYVTEAETFGWSYVFHSFVAEAEVKVLGSPVQTPWWLAVESASWRAPEGPGSGIEERLDHPVIHVSWNDAEAYCRWAGKRLPTEAEWEFAARGGLGQKRYPWGDEIKPGGRHMCNIWQGKFPTKNNASDGYIGTAPVKSYEPNGFGLYQTAGNVWEWCTDWFSPTFHMNGPRSNPAGPPKGTSRVMRGGSYLCHKSYCNRYRAAARSQNTPDSSTGNIGFRCAADT
- a CDS encoding extracellular solute-binding protein, translating into MRWNRKRIMNSVIGGVLLLTVLAGCSSGNEPDATAPAPAGNADEAKTDATKEKPFPISFMLKSYVNDSATPESKVWKKIEEYTNTKLDLQFTPDTNYTDKLNIALASGNLPTLVFTNNAKDSAIANAINGGAFWEIGPYFSDYPNLSQANPNVLENTSVNGKYYGIYVSRPIGRYGIMYRKDWLDVLGMKEPTTIDEFYDMLKAFTDNDPDKNGKDDTYGMVVTRFGGPWDMMQTWFGAPNKWRDEGGKLVPTHLTPEYMDALKFFKKLYDEKLVNQDFAVYDSAKWNDPVINNQAGVILDVTERSYQIDEQMQQSNPNGAMEVMGAVSGPKGLFNLPTAGHNGMFLISKSAVKTEDDLRKVLAFIDKTNDKETQALISQGMEGTHYKLEDGKLVPLLLSTDPMTPDINNKSITQILTSIPYLTPDMFKPATPLRAKSLEVQRANEKIVVTNPGEPLTSPTYTMKGAQLDQIVNDARTKFIVGKIDEAGWNAEMELWKKSGGDDYMKEMSEAYAQNKK